A part of Ammospiza caudacuta isolate bAmmCau1 chromosome 5, bAmmCau1.pri, whole genome shotgun sequence genomic DNA contains:
- the IKBIP gene encoding inhibitor of nuclear factor kappa-B kinase-interacting protein isoform X2 has translation MSEVKPRKKGISSSKTSEGSQKAEKHSNYEKLASPRSSSNHSSFWMDSRTSLSIISLTVCLVVSWFLFQRSGQFADLERKYNFLHQEAEKIMDVGNKVNLISEKCEKTWNLMKQLEDLQIISHIKYLQEDIYTMKTWSSSIIKKQEELEKNLTSLFHAVSSAEQNTASVAKNVTLTIVTVKTDIRRISGLVSDMTALTDSLQTLEDKVEKGEKATVKNIGDLLTSSIDRSTKIQSLASSNARKIEQIKTALSELRSDFNKHSNRLLNLEGDRAKVLKTVTFANDLKPKMYKVKKEFAILEPLINDLTLRIGRLVEEVLQWEKEIALLNEKLANLTRVQTEIKDVKDEITKISDIN, from the exons atgtCTGAAGTTAAGCCAAGGAAAAAAGGTATTTCTTCATCCAAGACCAGTGAAGGTTCACAGAAGGCTGAGAAACACAGTAATTATGAGAAGCTGGCAagtcccaggagcagcagtaaTCACAGTTCCTTTTGGATGGACTCAAGGACAAGTTTGAGTATCATTTCCCTTACTGTTTGCCTGGTGGTGAGCTG GTTTCTATTTCAGCGGTCGGGTCAATTTGCTGATCTGGAAAGAAAGTACAATTTTTTACATCAAGAAGCTGAAAAAATCATGGATGTGGGAAATAAAGTAAACTTAATTTCTGAGAAG TGTGAAAAGACTTGGAACTTAATGAAACAGCTGGAAGATCTTCAAATAATTTCTCACATTAAATATCTGCAGGAAGATATTTATACAATGAAAACATGGTCTAGCAGCataattaaaaaacaagaaGAACTGGAGAAGAATTTAACAAGCCTTTTTCATGCAGTTTCAAGTGCTGAACAGAACACAGCTTCTGTAGCAAAAAATGTAACATTGACAATTGTGACAGTAAAAACTGACATAAGGCGCATTTCAGGCCTGGTCTCGGACATGACTGCACTGACAGATTCTTTGCAAACACTAGAAGATAAAGTGGAAAAAGGTGAAAAAGCAACAGTAAAAAACATAGGTGACCTCCTTACCAGTAGCATCGACCGAAGTACGAAAATACAAAGCCTGGCATCCAGTAATGCAAGGAAAATCGAGCAAATCAAGACAGCACTGTCTGAGTTAAGGAGCGATTTTAACAAGCATTCCAATAGACTTTTGAATCTTGAAGGTGACAGAGCAAAAGTTCTGAAGACAGTTACATTTGCTAATGATTTAAAACCTAAGATGTACAAAGTTAAAAAGGAGTTTGCCATCTTGGAGCCTTTAATAAATGACCTAACACTGAGAATAGGAAGATTAGTGGAGGAGGTCTTGCAATGGGAGAAGGAAATTGCTTTACTGAATGAGAAATTGGCCAATCTAACAAGAGTTCAAACCGAGATCAAGGATGTGAAAGATGAAATAACCAAGATTTCAGACATTAATTGA
- the IKBIP gene encoding inhibitor of nuclear factor kappa-B kinase-interacting protein isoform X1, with amino-acid sequence MSEVKPRKKGISSSKTSEGSQKAEKHSNYEKLASPRSSSNHSSFWMDSRTSLSIISLTVCLVVSWFLFQRSGQFADLERKYNFLHQEAEKIMDVGNKVNLISEKLESSESILREAASSISVMTEFGQEMSSLHNTINDIQNNEQILSLKLQSINEKFQNVTNSWRRSLDEMNTNASGLKSEAKFIHTEVTSKINEVDQRIKSLAERVKDLEDSTARNIRTLKKQEDDEFSRVEQKLNLDAKSVEKLEEEQNSLVAKDTDLNQKLANYEPKIEECKTHLPTIENAIHSILRLSSDLLGMEKKIEDLKTQLYAVENDMLKTVSDTVAMQKALEGLQSNGSLIKMQHELAVLETGPDTAVSSKAEEVTLESFHLENDQNGDK; translated from the exons atgtCTGAAGTTAAGCCAAGGAAAAAAGGTATTTCTTCATCCAAGACCAGTGAAGGTTCACAGAAGGCTGAGAAACACAGTAATTATGAGAAGCTGGCAagtcccaggagcagcagtaaTCACAGTTCCTTTTGGATGGACTCAAGGACAAGTTTGAGTATCATTTCCCTTACTGTTTGCCTGGTGGTGAGCTG GTTTCTATTTCAGCGGTCGGGTCAATTTGCTGATCTGGAAAGAAAGTACAATTTTTTACATCAAGAAGCTGAAAAAATCATGGATGTGGGAAATAAAGTAAACTTAATTTCTGAGAAG CTTGAGTCTTCTGAAAGTATCCTGCGAGAAGCTGCCTCATCCATCTCTGTGATGACTGAGTTTGGGCAGGAAATGTCTTCTCTTCATAACACCATAAATGATATTCAGAACAATGAACAGATTCTATCTTTAAAGTTGCAGAGCATTAATGAGAAGTTCCAAAATGTAACAAATTCCTGGAGAAGAAGTCTGGATGAAATGAACACAAATGCTAGTGGTTTAAAATCTGAAGCAAAGTTCATACATACAGAAGTTACTTCCAAAATCAATGAAGTTGACCAAAGAATTAAATCCCTTGCAGAAAGGGTAAAAGATTTGGAGGACAGTACAGCCAGAAATATCAGAACACTAAAAAAGCAGGAAGATGATGAATTCTCTAGAGTTGAACAAAAGTTGAACTTGGATGCAAAGTCAGTTGAAAAGCTAGAAGAAGAACAGAATAGTCTGGTAGCCAAGGACACGGACCTGAATCAGAAACTTGCAAACTACGAACCTAAAATTGAGGAGTGCAAGACCCATTTGCCAACAATTGAAAATGCTATTCACTCTATTCTTAGGCTGTCAAGTGACTTGCTTGGTATGGAGAAAAAGATAGAGGACTTGAAGACACAGCTGTATGCTGTGGAAAATGACATGCTGAAAACTGTGTCTGATACAGTGGCCATGCAGAAGGCTCTTGAAGGCCTCCAGTCCAATGGCAGCTTGATCAAAATGCAGCATGAACTAGCTGTTCTAGAAACAGGGCCTGACACAGCAGTATCTTCAAAAGCAGAAGAAGTAACTTTAGAAAGCTTTCACTTAGAAAATGACCAGAATGGGGATAAGTGA